The following proteins are encoded in a genomic region of Triticum dicoccoides isolate Atlit2015 ecotype Zavitan chromosome 1B, WEW_v2.0, whole genome shotgun sequence:
- the LOC119349034 gene encoding cytochrome c biogenesis CcmF C-terminal-like mitochondrial protein has protein sequence MVQLQNFFFFITSMVVPRGTAAPVLLKWFVSRDVPTGASSSNGTIIPIPIPLFPFLVYLHLRKFIRSMDRAKSGVLVKASHPILLPDKMERSSSARNALFRFVPVLHFLIIESMGDLSYLESFCGLLCLQFFRTLFSLPRDRSAKCERALRSKGQTLRPKGNDQQNYKMRCPGHPHIERRVEGFGPVAXXXXXXXXXXXXXXXPPESGLEALALPASRLLMAVGHDYYKKVKMNLSISHGGVCIFMLGVLLSTNTNKIQFTQRLPLGPELHMGKEHCCLRGLDHLHGPTSHSICGNLMIYKPSPTSERFMFEHDESLRADLLPINFPASYENGKLEDFLHRWMKNHEHKNFWFSMFPEKRYFFSIRETRSTTEVAIHTNPFTDLYAPIGTGSSRTGGWYTTIMKLPFIFSIRIGFLLASSGGSRSLLRQLQKDKLHWNRESFVHNCIKGVKIVAAARRGSTFDIE, from the exons ATGGTCCAACTACAGAACTTCTTCTTTTTCATTACTTCCATGGTCGTGCCCCGTGGCACGGCAGCACCCGTACTATTGAAATGGTTCGTCAGTAGAGATGTTCCCACTGGTGCCTCTTCTTCCAATGGTACTATAATTCCTATTCCTATCCCTTTATTCCCTTTTTTGGTCTATCTACATTTAAGGAAATTCATACGCTCCATGGACAGAGCAAAAAGTGGAGTGTTGGTCAAAGCAAGCCACCCTATTCTATTACCAGACAAAATGGAGAGAAGCTCATCCGCTAGAAATGCTTTATTTCGTTTCGTTCCCGTTCTTCATTTCCTTATTATCGAATCCATGGGGGACTTGTCATATTTAGAATCTTTTTGCGGTCTGCTCTGTTTACAATTCTTTCGTACTCTCTTCTCTTTACCACGCGATAGGTCAGCGAAGTGTGAGCGGGCGCTCCGAAGTAAAGGCCAAACACTTCGGCCTAAGGGGAATGATCAACAAAATTACAAGATGAGGTGCCCCGGGCACCCCCATATAGAAAGAAGGGTCGAAGGTTTTGGGCCTGTAGC NNNNNNNNNNNNNNNNNNNNNNNNNNNNNNNNNNNNNNNNNNNNNGCCACCAGAAAGCGGGCTTGAAGCTCTCGCCTTACCAGCGAGCCGACTGCTGATGGCTGTTGGTCACGACTACTACAAAAAAGTGAAGATGAATCTTTCTATTTCACATGGAGGAGTGTGCATCTTTATGTTGGGTGTTCTTTT GTCAACTAATACGAATAAGATACAGTTCACTCAACGATTGCCCTTGGGTCCCGAACTCCATATGGGGAAGGAACATTGTTGTTTGCGAGGTCTCGATCATTTACATGGACCCACTTCTCATTCCATTTGTGGGAATTTGATGATTTATAAACCGTCCCCAACGAGCGAAAGGTTCATGTTTGAACATGATGAATCACTTCGTGCCGACCTGTTGCCCATAAACTTTCCTGCCTCATATGAGAATGGAAAACTGGAAGATTTTCTGCATCGGTGGATGAAGAATCACGAACATAAGAATTTCTGGTTTAGCATGTTCCCAGAAAAAAGATACTTTTTTTCCATTCGAGAAACGAGGAGCACGACTGAAGTGGCTATACATACAAATCCATTTACGGATCTATATGCTCCAATTGGAACTGGAAGTTCCAGAACTGGCGGCTGGTATACCACCATAATGaaattgccttttattttcagtatTCGGATAGGATTTCTGTTGGCTTCATCAGGAGGCTCGCGTAGTTTGTTACGTCAACTCCAAAAGGATAAGTTGCATTGGAATCGAGAAAGTTTCGTTCATAATTGCATAAAAGGAGTAAAAATAGTGGCTGCGGCGCGTCGAGGGTCAACCTTTGATATCGAATAA